One Peribacillus simplex NBRC 15720 = DSM 1321 genomic region harbors:
- a CDS encoding SulP family inorganic anion transporter, whose protein sequence is MMGSSRLEGYNLGHFQKDLVAGVVVGIVAIPLAMAFAIASGVRPEYGLYTSIIAGIMVSLFGGSKYQIAGPTGAFVPVLFGVVMQYGYEKLLIAGFLAGIMIFLMGVFKLGRFIKFIPRPVTIGFTAGIAVIIFSGQIANFFGLSNLKKEEVFLLNMKEILLNFNTVNFYSVLVAIISLTLVILTPKYLPKIPGALLGLIVSTLVASLLFPGQVATIGSAYGAIPNALPHFQFPHITGGLVIELLPAALVIAMLGGIESLLSAVVADGMTNSKHNSNKELMGQGLTNMITPLFGGIPATGAIARTATNIKNGAVSPISGVIHGLVVLLVLVSLAPYASAIPLASMAPILMFVAWNMSERKEFSHILKAKTMDSIVLIVTFVLTVLIDLTTGVGIGLLLAILSFVKLMSGTLKLSKVLPDPADKLVKPEMVQQGSSCPQINIYTIEGPLFFGSIERLQEEIEEIMRSKPKVLLLRMSNVPFIDTSGEALLTDIVKQFKFHNLQVLISGMQQEPKEMLRKTGFIKLVGEEQFFSSTGDAINKALSKLDENRCKGCKQFAFAECTALSQRVPKPALLKQKRKREIGLT, encoded by the coding sequence ATGATGGGTTCTAGCAGGCTTGAAGGATATAACTTAGGCCATTTTCAGAAAGACCTGGTTGCCGGGGTGGTAGTTGGGATTGTAGCAATTCCTTTAGCGATGGCTTTTGCGATTGCTTCTGGAGTAAGACCGGAATACGGACTGTACACATCTATTATTGCAGGAATTATGGTCTCCCTTTTTGGAGGGTCGAAATATCAAATTGCAGGCCCGACTGGAGCCTTTGTCCCAGTCTTGTTCGGTGTGGTCATGCAGTACGGATATGAAAAACTGTTAATCGCCGGTTTCCTGGCAGGTATCATGATTTTTCTTATGGGTGTCTTCAAACTGGGAAGATTCATCAAGTTTATTCCGCGTCCAGTTACCATCGGCTTTACTGCTGGAATTGCTGTGATTATCTTCTCGGGCCAGATTGCCAATTTCTTTGGACTCAGTAACTTAAAAAAAGAAGAAGTCTTTCTTTTAAATATGAAAGAAATCTTATTGAATTTCAATACAGTGAATTTCTATAGTGTACTGGTAGCTATCATAAGTTTAACTCTCGTCATATTAACTCCAAAATATTTACCGAAAATTCCTGGGGCACTGCTGGGATTGATTGTATCAACTCTAGTCGCTAGCTTATTATTTCCAGGTCAGGTAGCTACCATAGGATCGGCTTATGGCGCCATTCCTAATGCATTGCCCCATTTTCAGTTTCCCCATATCACTGGCGGCCTAGTGATTGAACTCCTTCCGGCTGCTTTGGTCATTGCCATGCTTGGAGGAATTGAATCACTATTATCCGCTGTAGTGGCAGATGGCATGACCAACAGTAAACATAACAGCAATAAAGAGCTGATGGGGCAAGGATTGACCAATATGATTACGCCTTTATTTGGAGGCATTCCGGCTACAGGTGCCATCGCCCGTACCGCAACGAATATTAAAAACGGTGCAGTTTCCCCGATATCAGGTGTGATTCATGGGCTGGTGGTATTACTGGTGTTAGTCAGTTTGGCTCCTTATGCTTCGGCCATTCCATTGGCCAGTATGGCCCCCATTCTTATGTTTGTCGCATGGAACATGAGCGAACGCAAAGAATTTTCGCATATCTTAAAAGCAAAAACTATGGACTCGATCGTATTGATCGTTACCTTCGTGTTAACCGTATTGATTGACCTGACAACAGGTGTCGGGATCGGATTACTATTAGCCATTCTATCGTTCGTTAAACTGATGAGCGGTACATTGAAATTATCAAAGGTATTACCAGATCCAGCTGATAAACTAGTTAAACCAGAAATGGTGCAACAAGGTTCAAGTTGTCCGCAGATTAACATATATACGATAGAAGGACCTTTATTCTTTGGTTCAATCGAAAGGCTGCAAGAAGAAATCGAGGAAATAATGCGTTCTAAACCAAAAGTCCTCCTATTAAGAATGAGCAATGTGCCATTTATTGATACATCGGGAGAAGCACTTCTAACCGACATCGTGAAGCAATTCAAGTTTCATAATCTACAAGTGTTGATTTCCGGGATGCAACAGGAACCTAAAGAAATGCTGAGAAAAACTGGATTTATTAAACTGGTTGGTGAGGAACAATTCTTTTCCAGTACGGGTGATGCCATTAATAAAGCTTTATCCAAACTGGATGAGAACCGTTGTAAAGGGTGTAAACAGTTTGCATTTGCTGAATGTACGGCACTCTCACAGCGAGTTCCAAAGCCGGCGTTATTAAAACAGAAAAGAAAACGGGAGATAGGGTTAACATGA
- the blaOXA gene encoding class D beta-lactamase produces MKIKALCFILVLLVTGSVGTIHASANDQKVKELDIGESFDGAEGTMVLQNLKNDKVFIYNKQRSKVRYTPESTFKVANALIGLQTKAVSDEYEVKRWDGVIREFEDWNRDHTLASAMRHSVIWYYQAMARDIGVENMQQYVNLLDYGNRDISGGIDQFWLDSSIKISAREQVQFIENLVEEKMPIDKQHMRTVKRIMINEEADSYVLHGKTGTRLSDMGLGWYVGYIETDKGKWAFATNLDGSGSKAKTITLDALKEMDILKE; encoded by the coding sequence ATGAAAATCAAAGCGTTATGTTTCATTCTTGTCCTGCTAGTCACTGGTTCCGTGGGCACGATTCATGCAAGTGCAAACGATCAAAAGGTGAAAGAACTGGATATCGGGGAGTCTTTCGATGGTGCGGAAGGCACGATGGTTCTCCAAAACTTAAAAAATGATAAAGTATTTATTTATAACAAACAGAGAAGTAAAGTACGCTATACTCCAGAATCGACATTCAAAGTCGCGAATGCATTAATTGGCTTACAGACAAAAGCTGTGAGCGATGAATATGAAGTGAAGCGCTGGGATGGCGTAATCAGGGAATTTGAAGATTGGAACAGAGATCATACACTGGCTTCAGCCATGAGGCATTCTGTGATCTGGTATTATCAAGCAATGGCCCGCGATATCGGGGTAGAAAACATGCAGCAATATGTGAACCTGCTCGATTACGGCAATCGTGATATCTCCGGTGGGATCGATCAGTTCTGGCTCGATAGCAGCATAAAGATTTCTGCCCGGGAACAAGTCCAATTCATCGAAAACCTTGTAGAGGAAAAAATGCCTATCGATAAGCAGCATATGAGAACCGTTAAGAGAATCATGATCAATGAAGAAGCAGACTCATATGTCCTCCATGGAAAAACCGGTACACGCCTTTCTGATATGGGATTGGGCTGGTATGTGGGTTACATCGAAACGGACAAAGGCAAATGGGCCTTCGCCACCAACTTGGATGGCAGCGGAAGCAAAGCCAAAACGATTACGCTTGATGCCCTGAAAGAAATGGATATCCTAAAAGAATAA